From the Acinetobacter wanghuae genome, one window contains:
- a CDS encoding bacteriohemerythrin, producing the protein MKMKWIPEYNTGIDVIDDQHKRILDYINEIEGVNMHTDRARVKQILENIIDYTQSHFTFEESLQEEAGYKYRVPHKRVHDIFIKKIESYRDRFELGQSIESELHEVLSKWLINHIQHDDADYVGAVKENMMGIIKEKETKKGKNWFARFFS; encoded by the coding sequence GTGAAAATGAAGTGGATTCCAGAATACAACACTGGTATTGATGTGATTGACGATCAACATAAACGCATCCTTGATTATATTAATGAAATCGAAGGTGTGAATATGCATACCGATCGTGCTCGAGTGAAACAAATCCTTGAAAATATTATTGATTATACCCAGTCGCATTTCACCTTTGAGGAATCACTACAAGAAGAAGCCGGGTATAAATACCGTGTTCCCCATAAACGTGTGCATGATATTTTTATTAAAAAAATTGAATCGTATCGTGACCGTTTTGAGTTGGGGCAGTCGATTGAATCGGAGTTACATGAAGTCTTGTCCAAATGGCTGATTAATCATATTCAACACGATGATGCCGATTATGTCGGTGCTGTGAAAGAAAATATGATGGGCATTATTAAAGAAAAAGAAACCAAAAAAGGAAAAAATTGGTTTGCCCGTTTCTTCTCATAA
- the fur gene encoding ferric iron uptake transcriptional regulator: MPISNQDLRKAGLKVTLPRIKILELLENSRQHHLSAEDIYKTLLDQGEDVGLATVYRVLTQFEAAGIIQRHHFENNHSVFEIMQDDHHDHLVCQNCNKVVEFHNDLIEQEQHTVAKSFGFELTGHSLNLYGYCDAPECQEAFRKK; the protein is encoded by the coding sequence ATGCCAATTTCAAACCAAGATTTACGCAAAGCTGGACTGAAAGTTACACTACCTCGAATTAAAATATTAGAACTATTAGAAAACTCTAGACAGCATCACCTTAGCGCTGAAGACATTTACAAGACCTTACTCGATCAAGGCGAAGATGTCGGTTTAGCGACTGTGTATCGTGTGTTAACACAATTTGAAGCGGCAGGTATTATTCAACGTCATCATTTTGAAAATAATCATTCTGTTTTTGAAATTATGCAAGATGATCATCACGATCATTTGGTTTGTCAAAACTGCAACAAAGTGGTTGAATTCCATAATGATTTAATCGAGCAAGAGCAGCATACAGTTGCTAAAAGCTTTGGTTTTGAATTAACAGGTCACTCACTAAATTTGTATGGTTACTGCGATGCGCCTGAATGCCAAGAAGCATTCCGTAAAAAATAA
- a CDS encoding YggS family pyridoxal phosphate-dependent enzyme has translation MNMLQQSRNQVLAQIHAACEQAQRDKNRVQLLAVSKTHPSDVLSEMYQTGQRAFGENYLQEALDKIEKLKDLQIEWHFIGHVQRNKTKHLAEKFSWVHGVDRLIIAERLSTQRDASQAPLNICLQVNIDEQDTKDGCQPAEVAELVAQISQLPNLKLRGLMVIPAPNNTEAFKDAKALFDAVKVQHKNPEDWDTLSMGMSGDMDAAIAAGSTMVRVGTALFGARDYSPK, from the coding sequence ATGAATATGTTGCAGCAATCACGAAATCAAGTTTTAGCGCAAATTCACGCTGCTTGCGAGCAAGCACAGCGCGATAAAAACAGGGTGCAACTTTTGGCCGTATCTAAAACTCATCCGAGTGACGTTTTGTCGGAAATGTATCAAACTGGGCAACGTGCATTTGGAGAAAACTACCTGCAAGAAGCCTTAGATAAGATTGAAAAACTAAAAGATTTACAGATTGAATGGCATTTTATTGGTCACGTACAGCGTAATAAAACCAAGCACTTGGCTGAAAAGTTTTCATGGGTGCATGGAGTTGATCGTTTGATTATTGCTGAGCGTTTATCGACTCAAAGGGATGCATCACAAGCGCCACTCAATATTTGCTTACAAGTGAATATTGATGAGCAAGATACAAAAGATGGTTGCCAGCCAGCGGAAGTAGCCGAATTGGTTGCGCAAATCAGCCAACTGCCAAATTTAAAATTACGCGGATTAATGGTGATTCCTGCACCCAATAACACAGAAGCCTTCAAAGATGCCAAAGCACTATTTGATGCTGTGAAAGTTCAACATAAAAATCCTGAAGATTGGGATACCTTGAGCATGGGGATGTCAGGCGATATGGATGCAGCGATTGCCGCAGGCTCAACCATGGTGCGTGTAGGAACAGCGTTGTTTGGGGCAAGAGATTATTCACCAAAGTAA
- the argB gene encoding acetylglutamate kinase, with protein MPNQQTGIDKAQILTEALPYIQRFAGKTLVVKYGGNAMTDPELESSFARDIVLLKTVGLNPIVVHGGGPQVDAMLKQLGRESDRIDGMRVTDPATMEIVEMVLGGSVNKSIVNLINKHGGRAIGLTGKDGNLIRAQKLLMEKTAEDGSIQKIDLGLVGEVVGVKTDVLEMFTNSDFIPVIAPLGVDEEGNTYNINADLVAGKVAEALGAEKLILLTNISGVLDENKQLLTGLTTQDVDRLIETGVIYGGMIPKVGCALDAVKGGVVSAHIVDGRVPHASLLEIFTDHGVGTLITNRVNPNQK; from the coding sequence ATGCCAAATCAACAAACAGGCATCGACAAAGCACAAATTTTGACAGAAGCTTTGCCGTATATTCAACGCTTTGCGGGTAAAACCCTCGTAGTGAAATACGGCGGCAATGCCATGACGGATCCTGAGCTTGAAAGTTCATTTGCACGTGACATCGTTTTGCTCAAAACCGTTGGTTTAAATCCGATTGTGGTCCACGGTGGCGGTCCTCAAGTCGATGCAATGTTGAAACAATTGGGTCGTGAGTCAGATCGTATTGATGGTATGCGCGTGACCGATCCTGCGACCATGGAAATTGTGGAAATGGTCTTGGGCGGTAGCGTGAATAAATCTATCGTGAATCTGATTAATAAACACGGTGGTCGTGCGATTGGTTTAACGGGTAAAGATGGCAACCTCATTCGTGCGCAAAAATTGCTCATGGAAAAAACCGCGGAAGATGGGTCAATTCAAAAAATTGATTTAGGTTTAGTCGGTGAAGTGGTCGGTGTTAAAACTGACGTATTAGAGATGTTTACCAATAGCGATTTTATTCCCGTTATTGCGCCACTTGGTGTTGATGAAGAGGGTAATACCTATAACATCAATGCAGATTTGGTGGCAGGTAAAGTCGCAGAAGCATTGGGCGCAGAAAAACTCATCTTACTCACTAATATCTCAGGCGTGCTTGATGAGAACAAGCAACTGCTCACAGGCTTAACCACGCAAGATGTCGATCGCTTGATCGAAACAGGTGTGATTTATGGTGGCATGATTCCTAAAGTCGGTTGTGCACTCGATGCTGTCAAAGGTGGGGTCGTGAGCGCGCATATTGTCGATGGTCGTGTACCGCATGCAAGCTTGCTTGAAATCTTCACCGATCATGGTGTGGGAACGTTAATTACCAACCGTGTGAATCCAAATCAAAAATAA
- the dut gene encoding dUTP diphosphatase: MKVQVKVLDTRLGGEWPMPTYATTGSAGLDLRACVAETTVIEPGQTLLVKTGLAIYIEDPAFAGLILPRSGLGHKYGIVLGNLVGLIDSDYQGELMVSVWNRSQTAFSLEPGERLAQYVLVPVMQAQFDIVNEFEATERGAGGFGHTGTN; encoded by the coding sequence ATGAAAGTCCAAGTTAAAGTTTTAGACACGCGTCTTGGTGGTGAATGGCCAATGCCAACGTATGCCACCACAGGTTCTGCAGGTTTAGACCTTCGTGCATGTGTCGCAGAAACAACTGTAATTGAACCGGGTCAAACTTTACTTGTAAAAACAGGTTTAGCAATTTACATCGAAGATCCAGCATTTGCCGGTTTGATCTTGCCACGTTCAGGTCTGGGTCATAAATATGGCATCGTACTCGGTAACTTGGTTGGTTTAATTGACTCAGATTATCAAGGTGAATTGATGGTATCGGTATGGAACCGTAGCCAAACAGCGTTTAGCCTCGAGCCAGGTGAGCGTCTCGCACAATATGTACTTGTTCCTGTGATGCAAGCACAATTTGACATTGTGAATGAGTTTGAAGCAACCGAACGTGGTGCAGGTGGTTTTGGTCATACAGGCACAAACTAA
- a CDS encoding phosphomannomutase/phosphoglucomutase, with the protein MGVMNQAFPMHIFRAYDIRGKVSVLNPNVITSIAHALAQQYLAAGQTRVAIGYDARLSSPDYAHTIHNVFQSYALDATIIGCCSSPMLYFIAKAFDGNGVMVTASHNPKDDNGVKWIIQDLPPCPEMIQQVGLNAIQYNPKTCIHNRDSHQYHNDYAALYEQALCDDIQLKQPFHVVIDGLHGSAGYIAARILKKSGCTVDELRCSPNGEFPDHAPDPSVDAHLQLLSRTVVEKQADLGIALDGDGDRLVMVDGKGRIIRADQLLCLFAEMCLSDQPNHEFVFDVKCSTLVRNTVRHLGGTPVMIRTGSSFLRTYLSQSNHHAIFGGEYAGHYVFNDQRGGGYDDGLYAALRIMEYLSSIEKNLEQVLSVYPNRFGTEDLYISTHHTLPNELLAWVKSQSQHLNAQISEIDGIRLDFDDGFGIIRASNTGEYFTLRFDADSAERLNEIRHVFVSMLQDQYPLIARDILDAQ; encoded by the coding sequence ATGGGCGTAATGAATCAAGCTTTCCCCATGCATATTTTTCGTGCATATGATATTCGCGGTAAAGTCTCCGTTTTAAATCCGAATGTGATCACTTCGATTGCGCATGCACTTGCACAGCAATATTTGGCTGCGGGACAAACACGTGTGGCGATTGGTTATGATGCGCGATTAAGCAGTCCTGATTATGCACACACGATTCATAATGTTTTCCAGTCCTATGCTTTAGATGCAACGATCATTGGTTGCTGTTCAAGTCCAATGTTGTATTTCATTGCAAAGGCATTTGACGGTAATGGCGTCATGGTCACCGCAAGCCACAATCCTAAAGATGACAATGGTGTTAAGTGGATTATTCAAGATTTACCGCCATGCCCTGAGATGATTCAGCAGGTTGGTTTAAATGCGATTCAGTATAATCCCAAAACTTGTATTCATAATCGAGATTCTCATCAATATCACAATGACTATGCTGCATTATATGAACAAGCGCTCTGTGATGACATCCAGTTAAAACAACCTTTTCATGTGGTGATTGATGGTTTACACGGTTCGGCTGGCTATATTGCTGCTCGAATATTAAAAAAATCTGGCTGTACAGTTGATGAATTGCGTTGTTCTCCGAATGGGGAGTTCCCCGATCATGCACCTGATCCTTCGGTCGATGCACATTTACAATTACTGAGTCGAACCGTAGTCGAAAAACAAGCGGATTTAGGCATTGCCCTTGATGGTGATGGAGATCGTTTGGTGATGGTTGATGGCAAAGGACGCATCATTCGTGCCGATCAGTTGTTATGTTTATTTGCAGAAATGTGCTTATCAGACCAGCCGAATCATGAATTTGTCTTTGATGTGAAATGTTCGACCTTAGTTCGCAATACGGTACGCCATTTGGGCGGCACACCGGTCATGATTCGTACAGGAAGTTCATTCTTACGAACCTACTTATCGCAATCGAATCATCATGCCATTTTTGGTGGTGAATATGCAGGGCATTACGTTTTTAATGATCAGCGCGGTGGTGGTTATGATGACGGTCTTTATGCTGCACTGCGTATTATGGAATATTTATCTTCGATTGAAAAAAACTTAGAACAGGTTTTGTCTGTTTATCCCAATCGTTTTGGTACCGAAGATCTTTATATTTCAACTCATCATACGCTGCCAAATGAATTATTGGCTTGGGTGAAATCTCAATCTCAACATTTAAATGCACAAATCAGTGAAATTGATGGAATACGTCTTGATTTTGATGATGGTTTTGGCATTATTCGAGCATCCAATACAGGCGAGTATTTCACGTTACGTTTCGATGCAGATAGTGCTGAACGTTTAAATGAAATCCGACATGTGTTTGTTTCAATGTTGCAAGATCAATATCCGCTGATTGCACGCGATATTTTAGATGCTCAATAA
- a CDS encoding PilT/PilU family type 4a pilus ATPase, producing the protein MDFNGLLDYMIEKKASDLFVTADVEPSIKINGQIHPIGSVKLPGSAVAQLVHSIMSDKQRREFAETRECNFAISNASQTARFRVSAFQQRDQPGMVLRRIETTIPTMDELKLPPVLKELAMTKRGIIIFVGATGTGKSTSLASLIGYRNENSKGHIITIEDPIEFVHQHKGCIITQREVGIDTDSFEIALKNTLRQAPDVILIGEIRSRETMDYAIAFAETGHLVFATLHANNANQAIDRIIHFFEADRHSQLFMDLSLNLKAMVAQQLIPTPDGTGRRAAIEVLINSPLISDLIRKGDVHEIKEIMKRSRELGMQTFDQALYDLYKAKQITYKDALKHADSPNDLRLQIKLSEEGGTHLMNANSNITFDGQS; encoded by the coding sequence ATGGATTTTAATGGCTTACTTGATTATATGATCGAGAAGAAAGCATCGGATTTGTTTGTTACCGCCGATGTTGAACCTTCTATTAAAATTAATGGTCAAATTCATCCAATTGGATCGGTCAAACTTCCGGGTTCTGCGGTAGCACAATTGGTTCATTCAATTATGTCCGATAAGCAGCGCCGTGAATTTGCAGAAACACGCGAGTGTAACTTTGCCATTAGCAATGCCAGTCAAACCGCACGTTTTCGTGTGAGTGCATTTCAGCAACGTGATCAACCGGGCATGGTGTTACGTCGTATTGAAACCACTATTCCGACGATGGATGAACTGAAGTTACCGCCTGTTCTGAAAGAATTGGCGATGACCAAGCGCGGTATTATTATTTTTGTAGGTGCAACGGGTACAGGTAAATCAACCTCATTGGCATCGCTCATTGGCTATCGTAATGAAAATTCCAAAGGTCATATCATTACCATTGAAGATCCAATCGAGTTTGTACACCAACATAAAGGCTGTATTATCACCCAGCGTGAAGTAGGTATAGATACAGATTCATTTGAAATTGCGTTAAAAAATACTTTGCGTCAGGCACCTGATGTGATTTTGATTGGTGAGATTCGTTCACGCGAAACGATGGATTATGCGATTGCCTTTGCAGAAACAGGTCACTTGGTATTTGCAACCCTGCATGCCAACAATGCCAACCAAGCGATTGATCGTATTATTCACTTCTTTGAAGCCGATCGTCATAGCCAGTTGTTTATGGATTTATCCTTAAACTTAAAAGCAATGGTGGCGCAGCAACTGATTCCAACACCAGATGGTACAGGTCGCCGTGCAGCGATTGAAGTGTTGATCAATTCACCTTTAATTTCAGACTTGATCCGTAAAGGTGACGTGCATGAAATTAAAGAAATTATGAAACGTTCACGCGAACTCGGGATGCAAACCTTTGACCAAGCTTTATATGATCTCTATAAAGCCAAGCAAATCACGTACAAAGATGCATTGAAACATGCTGACTCGCCAAACGATTTACGTCTGCAAATCAAACTGTCCGAAGAAGGTGGCACTCATCTCATGAATGCCAATTCAAATATCACCTTTGATGGTCAATCTTAA
- a CDS encoding RnfH family protein yields MSSSAVIWVAYATPEHQFHIAVPYVEGMTVLDAIQQSELTTKVNLPEPLNVGIFGVRAELSQVLTVGDRVEIYRALTINPLDIRRNRAQKNPVGRFGKSNRAKNLQGRMDKN; encoded by the coding sequence ATGTCGAGTTCTGCTGTCATTTGGGTTGCTTATGCGACCCCTGAACACCAGTTTCATATTGCAGTGCCGTATGTGGAAGGCATGACTGTTTTAGATGCGATTCAGCAAAGTGAATTGACCACCAAGGTTAATTTACCTGAGCCGCTCAATGTGGGCATTTTTGGCGTACGTGCGGAGCTGAGCCAGGTGTTAACAGTGGGTGATCGTGTAGAAATTTATCGGGCATTAACCATTAATCCACTCGATATTCGCCGTAATCGTGCTCAAAAAAATCCTGTCGGGCGTTTTGGTAAGAGTAATCGTGCCAAGAACCTGCAAGGACGCATGGATAAAAACTAA
- a CDS encoding type IV pilus twitching motility protein PilT has translation MDITELLAFSAKNGASDLHLSAGMPPMIRVDGEVRRINLPVLEHKEVHKLVYDIMNDKQRRDFEEHLETDFSFEVPGVARFRVNAFNQNRGAGAVFRTIPSKVLTIEDLGLGQIFKDICEFPRGLVLVTGPTGSGKSTTLAALIDYINDNRYDHILTVEDPIEFVHQSKKCLVNQREVHRDTHGFNEALRSALREDPDIILVGEMRDLETIRLALTAAETGHLVFGTLHTTSAAKTIDRVIDVFPAEEKDMVRAMLSESLQAVISQTLLKKNGGGRVAAHEIMIGIPAIRNLIRENKVAQMYSAIQTGANYGMTTLDQSLKTLVSKGMISPQVARTAAKQPESFL, from the coding sequence ATGGATATTACAGAATTATTAGCCTTTTCTGCTAAAAACGGCGCATCAGACTTACATTTATCTGCGGGTATGCCACCGATGATTCGGGTCGATGGTGAAGTTCGTCGTATTAATCTACCGGTATTAGAACACAAAGAAGTCCATAAGCTTGTTTATGACATCATGAATGATAAACAGCGTCGTGACTTCGAAGAACACTTAGAAACTGACTTTTCATTTGAAGTTCCGGGTGTGGCTCGTTTCCGTGTGAACGCATTTAACCAAAATCGTGGCGCAGGTGCTGTATTTCGTACTATTCCATCAAAAGTACTCACCATTGAAGATTTAGGTTTAGGTCAAATCTTTAAAGATATCTGTGAATTCCCGCGTGGCTTAGTTTTAGTGACCGGTCCAACTGGTTCAGGTAAATCAACCACACTGGCGGCTTTGATTGATTACATTAATGACAACCGTTATGACCATATTTTAACGGTCGAAGATCCAATCGAGTTTGTACACCAATCAAAAAAATGTTTGGTCAACCAACGTGAAGTACACCGTGATACGCATGGCTTTAACGAAGCACTGCGTTCAGCACTACGTGAAGACCCTGATATTATTCTTGTCGGTGAGATGCGTGACTTAGAAACCATTCGTTTGGCGCTAACAGCTGCGGAAACGGGTCACTTGGTCTTCGGTACACTACATACCACTTCTGCCGCAAAAACTATTGACCGTGTGATTGACGTGTTCCCTGCTGAAGAAAAAGACATGGTTCGTGCCATGTTGTCTGAATCACTACAAGCCGTCATTTCACAAACCCTGCTCAAGAAAAATGGCGGTGGTCGTGTGGCAGCCCATGAAATCATGATTGGTATTCCTGCAATTCGTAACCTCATCCGTGAAAACAAAGTTGCTCAGATGTATTCTGCAATTCAAACGGGTGCCAACTATGGTATGACCACCCTTGACCAAAGCTTAAAAACCTTGGTGTCTAAGGGCATGATTAGCCCACAAGTGGCACGTACTGCGGCAAAACAGCCAGAATCATTCCTGTAA
- a CDS encoding outer membrane protein assembly factor BamE → MQKIMLTLFVTSLLTGCSTLGVYKVDIPQGTPLTQAQAAKIQVGMSHQQVRFLLGSPTVTDPMNPLRWDYIYNYTPGTYAKKVKIPAASGQHLKVFFDATGTVERIEGLDTIPASQPGLPGSKEAILNAPPL, encoded by the coding sequence ATGCAAAAAATCATGCTGACGTTATTCGTCACTTCATTGCTCACCGGTTGTTCGACCTTGGGCGTATATAAAGTGGATATTCCACAAGGAACACCATTAACTCAAGCACAGGCTGCTAAAATCCAAGTCGGAATGAGCCATCAACAAGTTCGCTTCTTATTGGGTAGTCCAACTGTGACCGATCCAATGAATCCGCTACGTTGGGATTACATCTACAATTATACCCCAGGAACCTACGCTAAAAAAGTCAAGATTCCAGCAGCATCGGGTCAACATTTAAAAGTATTCTTTGATGCAACAGGTACGGTAGAACGTATTGAAGGTTTAGACACTATTCCTGCATCACAACCCGGCCTTCCCGGTTCAAAAGAAGCTATTTTAAATGCGCCACCACTATAA
- a CDS encoding class II glutamine amidotransferase, with the protein MCQLLGMNCATPTDITFSFRGFSQRAGVTSDHCDGFGIAFFEDKACRLFVDNQSAVESPIAELVRNYPIKSRNVIAHIRKATQGKINLENSHPFSRELWGRQWIFAHNGDLHDFNPQLAGRFTPVGNTDSELAFCFILEQLVKRFGYVEPNLNQIFDLLLEISPSIAEHGTFNFCLSNGQALFSYAITKLNWLVREYPFKPAQLIDLDVEVDFSELTTPDDRVAVITTEPLTQNEVWTAFRPGEMILFQHGQNIRAEMTHVARLERERLDPSLKRVTKADQY; encoded by the coding sequence ATGTGCCAACTGCTTGGAATGAATTGTGCAACACCGACGGACATTACCTTTTCATTTCGTGGTTTTTCGCAACGCGCAGGAGTCACTTCAGACCACTGTGATGGTTTCGGCATTGCATTTTTTGAAGATAAAGCCTGCCGTCTATTTGTCGATAATCAATCCGCGGTTGAATCCCCGATTGCAGAACTGGTTCGTAACTATCCGATTAAATCTCGCAATGTGATTGCGCATATTCGTAAAGCGACTCAAGGCAAAATCAATTTAGAAAATTCGCATCCTTTTAGTCGTGAGCTGTGGGGGCGCCAATGGATTTTTGCGCACAATGGCGATTTACATGATTTTAATCCCCAGTTAGCAGGGCGTTTTACCCCAGTCGGCAACACGGACAGCGAATTGGCGTTTTGTTTTATCTTGGAACAATTGGTAAAGCGCTTTGGCTATGTTGAACCCAATCTCAATCAAATCTTCGATTTGTTATTAGAAATTTCACCATCTATTGCTGAACATGGCACGTTTAATTTTTGTTTATCCAATGGTCAAGCGTTGTTTAGCTATGCGATTACCAAACTGAATTGGTTGGTTCGTGAATACCCATTTAAGCCCGCCCAATTGATTGACTTAGATGTTGAAGTCGATTTTAGTGAGCTGACGACACCTGACGATCGCGTGGCGGTCATCACCACTGAGCCTTTAACACAAAATGAAGTATGGACGGCATTTCGACCCGGCGAGATGATTTTGTTCCAACATGGGCAAAATATCCGTGCTGAGATGACGCATGTCGCGCGTTTAGAACGTGAACGTTTAGATCCTTCGCTTAAACGAGTGACTAAAGCAGATCAATACTAA